In Debaryomyces hansenii CBS767 chromosome B complete sequence, one genomic interval encodes:
- a CDS encoding DEHA2B01320p (weakly similar to uniprot|P36113 Saccharomyces cerevisiae YKR017C Hypothetical ORF): MSESEENLSFEYEDEIADGSESDFSFEEDLDSEEEEIHNDNDNDFESIQLFNNISSTNFHPIKRNRVSYEPWKLTSYIQEFLLDKAITLKNMQLPQCDFDNILIMLHFKNWQPEDVINAFYDDWPKLRDSCGLTEPSEKDNNVAKAKNFNCSVCCENYEITEVYSLSCDHKFCLNCYYEYARENIHNGRIIRCIDVECNLSIPHADLEMLLQSRNGKHDLKDFTLEMTKNHLLAAAAKVYIESHKSKWKWCPAPDCTNLTELVSRKVPKTEIGNGEDVDILNVPIVTCPESHEFCYDCQYENHLPCPCWIVKLWVKKCQDDSETANWIQANTQGCPKCGSSIEKNGGCNHMTCSKCRYEFCWICLVSWKEHGASYYKCNRFDPEETDAVKKLQQSKRLSLQRYLHFYKRFSVHESSMQGDKKIIDKVDNKMKLYMEEESKKKNKSQQNLSWIDVQFLHDAIRALTNGRKTLKWTYCFAFYLSKTNFSEIFEQMQDYLNKTVEDLSLIFEEVNSKKHKTQSSMIIMKHKQEIVNLSNLVTKRQKLLIECAYSGLNQGHLVFEVA; encoded by the coding sequence ATGTCGGAAAGTGAAGAGAACTTAAGTTTTGAATACGAAGATGAGATTGCAGATGGATCCGAATCcgatttttcatttgaagagGACCTAGATTctgaagaggaagaaataCATAacgataatgataatgactTCGAATCGATTCAGttgtttaataatattagcAGCACTAATTTCCATCCTATTAAACGGAATAGAGTATCGTATGAGCCGTGGAAATTGACCAGCTATATTCAAGAGTTTTTATTAGATAAAGCTATTacgttgaaaaatatgcAGCTACCCCAATGTGATTTCGATAACATACTCATAATGCTTCATTTCAAGAACTGGCAACCAGAAGATGTAATAAATGCATTCTACGATGACTGGCCGAAACTTCGAGATTCTTGTGGGTTGACGGAACCAAGCGAGAAGGACAATAATGTGGCAAAGGCGAAGAACTTTAATTGTTCAGTATGTTGTGAAAACTATGAAATAACAGAAGTCTACTCATTAAGCTGTGACCATAAGTTCTGTTTGAATTGCTACTACGAATATGCAAGAGAAAACATTCATAATGGGAGAATAATACGTTGCATCGATGTGGAATGCAACTTGTCTATCCCTCATGCTGATTTAGAAATGCTACTCCAGAGTAGAAATGGGAAGCATGATTTAAAGGACTTCACGCTTGAGATGACTAAAAATCATTTACTCGCGGCGGCGGCAAAGGTTTATATTGAAAGTCATAAACTGAAGTGGAAATGGTGTCCTGCTCCTGATTGCACAAATCTTACAGAGTTAGTTTCCAGAAAGGTTCCTAAAACAGAAATAGGTAATGGCGAAGATGTGGATATACTAAACGTTCCCATAGTAACCTGTCCAGAAAGTCATGAGTTTTGCTACGATTGCCAATACGAGAACCATTTGCCATGCCCATGTTGGATTGTGAAATTGTGGGTTAAGAAATGTCAGGACGATTCCGAAACAGCAAACTGGATTCAAGCTAATACGCAAGGATGCCCTAAATGTGGTTCGCTGATAGAGAAAAACGGTGGCTGCAACCATATGACATGTTCTAAATGTAGATACGAATTTTGTTGGATTTGTTTGGTTTCATGGAAAGAGCATGGAGCATCGTACTACAAATGCAACAGGTTTGACCCAGAGGAAACTGATGCTGTCAAAAAATTACAACAACTGAAAAGGCTATCACTACAGAGATATTTACATTTCTATAAGCGTTTTTCGGTTCATGAATCTTCAATGCAAGGTGACAAGAAGATTATTGACAAGGTGGACaataaaatgaaattatatatGGAAGAAGAactgaaaaagaagaataaatcCCAACAGAACCTCTCATGGATTGATGTTCAGTTTTTGCACGATGCAATCAGAGCCTTGACCAATGGCCGTAAGACCCTTAAATGGACTTATTGCTTTGCATTCTACCTTTCAAAGACAAACTTTTCTGAAATATTCGAACAGATGCAAGATTACTTGAATAAAACTGTTGAAGAtttatctttaattttCGAAGAAGTCAATAGCAAGAAACACAAGACACAAAGTAgtatgataataatgaagcaTAAACAGGAAATTGTCAACTTGAGTAATTTAGTAACCAAAAGACAGAAATTACTAATCGAATGTGCCTATAGTGGACTCAACCAAGGCCATCTTGTCTTTGAGGTAGCATAg
- a CDS encoding DEHA2B01342p (similar to CA5348|IPF863 Candida albicans IPF863), with protein sequence MSSTDSDKVDKVLGWLEKNAFWNADILSVGKSSTTSGVGVFLNIDNSEEEDNLLLRIPKANILSSKNTFICNLLNDFNELHSNNPEVNLTKGMHSVVISFIYELSAGKNSPWFDYVSTIDPKQENNEFSNVPICLWTDEEKEMLKNTECDLLGMLNSDELVQFYIECIRFADINKKYAGMPEIFDLQLPSKNNELESYLMSNHFEKVVSFAKLVQTVISRAFAVDDFHGLSLVPGADLYNHIVPVMKQEGGTPKIQGRENVHFVCDGDDVCAICGEPDCDNHDDGQDEEMIEEIEEDDVNFGSDEQEEEGEGEEEEQEEEGEGEEEEQEEDDEDDLAEDDLASSSDSEENEENDDSHEHDEHPSDPESDTEEVPEISEITMDYIKDMEEELENEQDSEAETAKSDEEVSTLSLSEDEDAEATEVMQDPQMGHSMSAEEELAVQLSDSSQCCDIVLTIPPIEKNSNELFNTYGNTLSNPYLLQRYGFVNDFKEPNVNDSCILSVQMFSYLKNYRQKNSGIKVKQLDTKIQWYEEVGFDIVNDLVNEYKTNHQDEDNHEHHEHEEGHGCCAEEEEEEMADNATPETWQLSPVVRYDGSLSPQTYALLEIFLMPYKLFHAKLVNCQSSRKLCKRIFHLLLPFENTSHHEEIHQLIKTWCQNRLSRYNDYTSMKASTKVRQDIIYNLIKQEQCVLQKVINELS encoded by the coding sequence ATGTCCAGCACAGATTCAGATAAAGTTGATAAGGTATTGGGATGGCTCGAAAAGAATGCATTCTGGAATGCCGATATTTTGAGTGTAGGGAAATCTAGTACTACTAGTGGAGTCGGTGTATTTctcaatattgataatagtGAAGAGGAAGATAACTTACTACTTCGGATTCCCAAGGCCAATATTTTATCGTCTAAGAACACTTTTATTTGTAACTTGCTCAATGACTTCAATGAGTTACATTCAAATAACCCAGAAGTGAATTTGACTAAGGGCATGCACAGTGTGGTGATTTCATTTATCTACGAATTATCTGCTGGCAAAAATTCGCCGTGGTTTGATTATGTTTCTACCATCGACCCAAAACAGGAAAACAATGAATTTTCCAATGTTCCTATTTGCTTGTGGACTGACGAAGAGAAGGAGATGCTTAAAAACACCGAGTGTGATTTGTTGGGGATGCTAAACAGTGACGAATTGgttcaattttatattgaGTGCATTCGTTTTGCTGACATCAACAAAAAATACGCTGGTATGCCCGAGATATTTGATTTGCAATTACCTTCAAAGAACAATGAATTGGAATCGTATTTAATGAGTaatcattttgaaaaagtggTCTCATTTGCAAAATTAGTCCAAACGGTCATATCCAGAGCATTTGCGGTCGATGACTTCCACGGTCTCTCTTTAGTTCCTGGAGcagatttatataatcacATAGTCCCTGTTATGAAACAGGAAGGTGGGACTCCAAAAATTCAAGGTAGAGAGAATGTCCATTTTGTCTGCGACGGAGACGATGTATGTGCAATTTGTGGTGAACCAGATTGTGACAATCACGATGACGGacaagatgaagaaatgatCGAGgaaatagaagaagatgacgTCAACTTTGGGAGTGACGAACAAGAAGAGGAGGgagaaggagaagaagaagaacaagaagaggagggagaaggagaagaagaagaacaagaagaggatgatgaagacgacTTGGCTGAAGACGATCTCGCTAGCTCGTCCGATTCTGAGGAAAATGaggaaaatgatgatagcCACGAACATGATGAGCATCCTAGTGACCCAGAATCTGATACTGAGGAAGTCCCTGAAATATCTGAAATTACTATGGACTATATAAAAGATATGGAAGAGGAACTTGAAAACGAACAAGATTCAGAGGCGGAAACAGCGAAAAGTGATGAGGAAGTCTCTACTTTATCATTGagtgaagatgaagacgcTGAAGCTACTGAAGTTATGCAAGATCCTCAAATGGGCCATTCAATGTcagcagaagaagaattagctGTCCAACTCTCAGATAGTTCACAATGTTGTGATATTGTATTAACAATCCCGCCAATAGAGAAAAACAGCAACGAATTATTCAATACGTACGGTAACACTTTATCTAATCCATATTTATTGCAACGATATGGTTTTGTAAACGACTTTAAAGAACCAAATGTCAACGACTCATGTATCCTATCAGTTCAGATGTTTTCATACttaaagaattatagaCAGAAAAATTCAGGTATTAAGGTGAAACAGCTTGACACAAAAATACAGTGGTATGAAGAAGTTGGATTCGATATAGTGAATGATTTAGTAAACGAATACAAAACCAATCAtcaagatgaagataacCATGAACATCATGAGCATGAGGAGGGTCATGGATGTTGtgcagaagaagaagaggaggaGATGGCTGATAATGCTACTCCAGAAACCTGGCAATTATCTCCAGTTGTTAGATACGATGGCTCATTATCTCCTCAAACTTATGCATTACTTGAAATTTTCTTAATGCCATATAAACTATTTCATGCAAAACTAGTCAATTGTCAAAGTAGCAGGAAATTATGTAAAAGAATATTCCATTTACTTCTTCCATTTGAGAATACTTCTCATcatgaagaaattcatcaattgattaaaacTTGGTGTCAAAACCGTTTATCGAGATATAATGACTATACTAGCATGAAGGCTTCTACAAAAGTCAGACAGGATATCATATATAACTTAATTAAGCAAGAACAATGTGTCTTGCAAAAAGtgataaatgaattatcataa
- a CDS encoding DEHA2B01364p (similar to uniprot|P42949 Saccharomyces cerevisiae YJL104w PAM1), with protein MAHRLLVNVIFTGASVFGRAFTEAYKQAAKATASTPQGGAAKSTSVGGIPTDEALKILDLKKTDLSVAKIDEKYAYLFDVNSKDKGNSFYLQSKVYYAMDSLRKELDYLDKLKKTKDGSQGEAGPTST; from the coding sequence ATGGCTCACAGATTATTAGTTAATGTCATCTTCACCGGTGCATCTGTTTTCGGCCGTGCTTTCACCGAGGCATACAAGCAAGCGGCCAAGGCCACCGCTTCTACACCTCAAGGTGGTGCAGCCAAATCTACATCCGTTGGTGGTATTCCAACTGACGAAGCGCTCAAGATCTTAGACTTGAAGAAAACCGACTTATCGGTTGCTAAAATTGACGAGAAATATGCGTACTTGTTCGATGTGAATTCGAAAGACAAGGGGAACTCATTTTATTTACAGTCTAAGGTGTACTATGCGATGGATAGTCTTCGTAAGGAGTTGGACTACcttgataaattgaaaaagacGAAAGATGGTAGTCAGGGCGAAGCCGGTCCTACGCTGACTTGA
- a CDS encoding DEHA2B01386p (weakly similar to uniprot|P36124 Saccharomyces cerevisiae YKR029c SET3) yields MSNNNNKEEEQLLQDASTLLMFANVAAKQQQEQLGNKASPTPPPSQMPVPTFQSNPQSQHSSISPPSSFQPLRTPQQPFRQQLQSPLQQQQPLHHIQSQHHINNDNNSPQTDKKIQERFKLQQTYITSGGKITPPSQTKSLPESSRSSISENATTMKPMDPTQQHERGIPGHSNFIQQGHKRSLSSPGMEATSISQSPPVLNNQSPGPASVALSRGINIESGKRNNNNAMIAAAALAAAADIPLPLIKKNEEALKDQNEFQPEKSSVDASSSVKDEIIIDNRVDESVMTEPEEEDINETDDEPQSKLNTNIKSPDTSNKAEEVVQDKEGVDEEKLPPLPSQAVFSATPNEINSKLLETTAPTEAITSTRVQFKPPPLSSYQVDPDSGLIGCICGIEDDDGFTIQCDVCFRWQHCLCMDFGTNDEVPEDEYKCYYCDEAKWGKFNANHCRASTLRRLELEKLSDKNEQTEDAKPSNKRKHSSTDPKNDDKKKRKTSEKHNGTNQEKINENKPVTKLETNNYTDRTISSATDFLPNKSNELLDNGISAEQYQSVYYKLKANDYKKTTVKAFLERAGTLFYNKFSQLSKNEQDSFIPQVMTSNEFKNLKFSSIILPNQDAYLRENKELRKKPKNCNGTSIQVKLYAENQKQKFNGITRSGLFITDKDLKYEKEIIVPQETPIIEYLGEIDLFDNYVNDQVNQYSAFGTPKPKVLKVDLNIFSADDNDKSLEIVSDSRFVGNESRFIRKACPATSNCKIKPIYIPETNTFRLLVVTSKPIILSSNTNEEELRLDWEWDRLHPIRKMYATKKTNSEELTEPLKFDQFSDQDKAYLITSIDHILHFVECGCCTASSGIIQNGCAIFKVKKATSYLLRSTRKASNISNINLSKSREELIIPKKQRNFISWEERLIERDRIIQMDLHVTTNESSADSTDGNNLENNQESNEENRTSNQKHDTNISIEDSKVSEESLPLFFTLPFKQQLIAKGRRLIKEVECDEMKHDSNTNTAEEKNGIDKQSEFLSISVPVVPELVVQIRQSLDKEIEPINEIKSTDDVETVETSNNVKVEPTLSKSNNSSFVTLNSAITPTQSAGTNKVENSVASVAEGSTEEKTVEAPPPTVKKLSFADYKKKMK; encoded by the coding sequence ATgagtaataataacaacaaAGAGGAAGAACAACTTTTACAAGATGCATCAACTTTATTAATGTTTGCCAATGTGGCAGCTAAACAACAGCAAGAACAGCTTGGAAATAAGGCGTCGCCAACACCGCCACCATCACAAATGCCAGTGCCGACGTTTCAATCGAATCCACAATCTCAGCATCTGTCAATATCCCCTCCGAGTCTGTTTCAGCCTTTAAGGACGCCACAACAGCCTTTCAGACAACAGCTTCAACTGCCGTtacagcaacagcaaccGCTTCATCATATACAATCACAGcatcatataaataatgataataattcaccGCAGACGGACAAAAAGATACAGGAGAGGTTTAAATTACAGCAGACGTACATAACATCTGGAGGCAAAATAACTCCACCTTCACAAACAAAGTCATTACCTGAATCATCTAGATCGTCCATTTCAGAAAATGCAACTACAATGAAACCAATGGATCCAACTCAACAGCATGAACGGGGGATACCAGGGCACAGCaattttattcaacaaGGACATAAACGCTCGTTGTCTTCTCCAGGAATGGAAGCTACTTCAATATCTCAAAGCCCACCTGTGTTGAATAACCAATCGCCAGGGCCTGCAAGCGTTGCTTTGTCAAGAGGCATTAATATCGAAAGCGGTAAGcgaaataataataatgcgATGATCGCTGCTGCTGCGCtagctgctgctgctgaTATCCCTTTACCgttaattaaaaaaaatgaagaagcttTGAAAgatcaaaatgaatttcAGCCAGAAAAATCATCAGTTGACGCTTCGTCGCTGGTGAAGGAtgaaattataattgacaACCGCGTAGACGAATCAGTAATGACAGAGCCCgaggaagaagatataaatgaaaCAGACGATGAACCGCAGtcaaaattaaatacaaatattaaatCGCCGGATACAAGCAATAAGGCGGAAGAGGTAGTTCAAGATAAAGAAGGGGTAGACGAAGAGAAACTACCTCCATTACCATCACAAGCAGTTTTTTCCGCTACGCCAAATGAAATCAATAGTAAATTATTGGAGACAACTGCACCGACTGAAGCTATCACTTCTACTAGAGTACAATTCAAGCCTCCGCCTTTGTCATCTTATCAAGTTGATCCAGACTCAGGACTTATAGGATGTATATGTggtattgaagatgatgatggaTTTACTATCCAATGTGATGTGTGTTTTCGCTGGCAACATTGTTTATGCATGGATTTTGGAACTAACGATGAAGTTCCTGAAGATGAGTATAAATGTTATTACTGTGACGAAGCAAAATGGGGAAAGTTCAATGCCAACCATTGTAGGGCAAGTACCTTAAGGAGATTGGAACTCGAAAAACTATCTGATAAGAATGAACAAACTGAAGATGCTAAGCCATCGAACAAGAGAAAGCATCTGAGCACTGATCCTAAAAATGATGACAAAAAGAAGCGAAAAACATCGGAGAAACATAACGGCACGAACCAAGAAAAGATCAATGAAAACAAACCAGTTACGAAACTTGAAACTAACAATTATACTGATAGGACTATAAGCTCTGCCACCGATTTTTTACCGAATAAGAGTAATGAATTACTAGATAATGGAATATCAGCAGAACAATACCAATCggtatattataaattgaagGCCAATGATTATAAGAAAACTACCGTTAAAGCTTTCCTTGAAAGAGCTGGTACCCTATTCTATAACAAATTCAGTCAATTAAGCAAAAATGAACAAGATTCTTTTATTCCACAAGTCATGACATCTAATGAAtttaagaatttgaaatttagCAGTATAATATTACCAAATCAAGATGCATATCTACGTGAGAATAAGGAGTTGCGTAAAAAGCCAAAAAATTGTAATGGAACTTCTATTCAAGTCAAACTATATGCAGAAAATcagaaacaaaaatttaatgGTATAACGAGGTCAGGCTTGTTTATAACTGATAAGGActtgaaatatgaaaaagaaataatcgTTCCTCAAGAAACACCTATAATTGAATACTTAGGGGAAATTGATTTGTTTGATAATTACGTAAATGACCAAGTAAACCAATATTCGGCCTTTGGAACTCCTAAACCGAAAGTGCTTAAGgttgatttaaatatattctcAGCTGACGATAACGATAAGTCTTTAGAAATTGTGTCTGATTCCAGGTTTGTTGGTAATGAATCGAGATTTATAAGAAAAGCATGCCCAGCGACAAGCAATTGTAAAATTAAGCCAATTTACATTCCCGAAACTAATACTTTTAGGCTTTTAGTTGTCACATCTAAACCaattattttatcttcCAACACTAATGAAGAGGAACTAAGACTAGATTGGGAATGGGATCGCCTTCACCCAATAAGGAAAATGTATGCCACTAAGAAAACGAACAGTGAAGAACTTACGGAACCACTAAAGTTTGACCAATTTTCGGACCAGGATAAGGCATATTTGATTACATCCATTGATCATATACttcattttgttgaatgTGGATGCTGTACTGCTAGTTCTGGGATAATACAAAATGGATGTGCGATATTTAAAGTAAAAAAGGCAACGTCCTATCTTTTAAGATCTACAAGAAAAGCATCTAATATAAGTAACATTAATCTTTCGAAGTCTCGCGAAGAGTTAATTATTCcaaagaaacaaagaaattttatatcCTGGGAAGAAAGGTTAATAGAGAGGGATAGGATTATTCAAATGGATTTACATGTCACTACCAATGAAAGTAGTGCTGATTCAACTGATGGTAacaatcttgaaaataatcaagaatctaatgaagaaaatcgTACTTCGAACCAAAAACATGATACTAATATTTCCATTGAAGATTCAAAGGTTTCAGAGGAATCTCTTCCTCTTTTTTTCACGCTTCCATTTAAGCAGCAGTTAATTGCGAAAGGTAGAAGATTGAtaaaagaagttgaatgCGATGAAATGAAACATGACAGCAATACAAATACTGCAGAGGAGAAAAATGGAATTGATAAACAGTCTGAATTTTTGTCTATTTCGGTTCCTGTTGTGCCTGAATTAGTTGTTCAAATACGTCAAAGCCTTgacaaagaaattgaacCAATAAACGAAATTAAGAGCACGGATGATGTTGAAACGGTAGAAACCAGTAACAATGTCAAAGTAGAACCTACGCTCTCTAAATCGAATAACTCGCTGTTTGTTACGTTAAATTCAGCAATAACTCCAACGCAATCCGCTGGTACCAATaaagttgaaaattcaGTAGCTTCGGTTGCTGAAGGTTCTACAGAAGAGAAAACGGTTGAAGCACCACCGCCTACGgtcaaaaaattatcatttgcCGAttataaaaagaaaatgaaatag